Proteins from one Hyperolius riggenbachi isolate aHypRig1 chromosome 4, aHypRig1.pri, whole genome shotgun sequence genomic window:
- the UCN gene encoding LOW QUALITY PROTEIN: urocortin (The sequence of the model RefSeq protein was modified relative to this genomic sequence to represent the inferred CDS: inserted 3 bases in 2 codons) yields MKAILLTFLACYLIFSVGIRARPMDRGFYDSPKFTLDELWNDEXAQALLYFLREKFGREMDPHVQLRLSKSSLSSDHPVTTQDLAPIISLLQTLIQEXIDKRNPRTFLEVFSDRLKREDPPISIDLTFHILRQMIEIAKTQNQKQQAEQNRIIFDSIGK; encoded by the exons ATGAAGGCAATTCTGCTCACGTTCCTTGCCTGCTACTTGATCTTCTCTGTTGGGATCAGAGCACGACCCATGGACAGGGGCTTCTACGACAGTCCAAAGTTCACGCTGGATGAGTTGTGGAATGATG GGGCCCAGGCTTTGCTCTATTTTCTGAGAGAAAAGTTTGGGCGAGAGATGGACCCGCATGTTCAGCTGAGGCTCAGCAAGAGTTCTTTATCTTCTGACCACCCAGTAACGACCCAGGACCTGGCTCCCATCATCAGCTTGTTGCAAACTCTCATCCAGGA AATCGACAAGAGAAACCCAAGGACCTTCTTAGAGGTCTTCTCTGACCGCTTGAAGAGAGAAGACCCTCCTATCTCCATTGACTTGACCTTTCACATCTTACGGCAGATGATTGAGATTGCCAAGACCCAAAATCAGAAGCAGCAGGCCGAACAGAACCGCATCATATTTGATTCCATCGGGAAATGA